From Vigna unguiculata cultivar IT97K-499-35 chromosome 5, ASM411807v1, whole genome shotgun sequence, the proteins below share one genomic window:
- the LOC114183144 gene encoding probable disease resistance protein At4g19530 yields MQRNVAMSFFNRRLLSQPKRAQEVVRRVVEPCDVFLNHRSMDTKKTVATLMYDHLKRHGFNPFLDNKTMKPGDKLFDKINRAVMECKIGVAVLSPRYTESYFCLHELALLLGCNKKVIPIFCDVKPSQLRLVNNPKWSQDELRRFRWALEEVKYTVGLTFNSSKGNLSEIVNSASDIIVGTMIELKNEERTQRKNLAIPL; encoded by the exons ATGCAGCGTAACGTGGCAATGAGCTTCTTCAACCGCAGGCTTCTGAGCCAGCCGAAGCGAGCACAAGAGGTGGTGAGGCGAGTGGTGGAGCCGTGTGACGTGTTCCTGAACCACCGGAGCATGGACACGAAGAAGACGGTGGCAACGTTGATGTACGACCATTTGAAGAGGCACGGGTTCAACCCTTTCTTGGATAACAAGACCATGAAGCCAGGGGACAAACTGTTTGATAAAATCAACAGGGCTGTTATGGAATGCAAGATCGGAGTGGCGGTTCTGTCTCCACGCTACACCGAGTCCTACTTTTGCCTCCACGAGCTCGCGCTTCTTCTCGGGTGCAACAAGAAGGTCATTCCCATCTTCTGCGACGTTAAACCTTCGCAGTTGCGTCTTGTCAACAACCCTAAGTGGTCGCAGGACGAACTACGCCGATTCAGGTGGGCTCTTGAGGAGGTTAAGTACACCGTGGGACTCACGTTCAACTCTTCTAAAGG GAACTTGTCAGAGATTGTGAATAGTGCTTCTGACATCATCGTTGGTACCATGATAGAGCTGAAGAATGAAGAGCGTACGCAGCGGAAAAACTTGGCTATTCCTCTTTAG
- the LOC114185009 gene encoding COP1-interacting protein 7, whose amino-acid sequence MDPSTRLDHALFQLTPTRTRCDLVVAGGGVTERLASGLLEPFLSHLKSAKDQISKGGYSITLRPPGGYAPWFTKATLQRFVRFISTPEVLERFVTIEKEIVQIEEGSIQSSERSNLVAEAEDGRVRRSTTSSKLKEEQAGTNEDGYEENSKIRLRRVLDNRKAMLCKEQAMAYARALVAGFYPESVDDLICFADAFGASRLREACINFLELCKQKNEDKLWIDEIAAMQASAQRELPYLRTSGIILAGEDDTSSKLNGINDAPISESTPSHASFEGQDYSLPSQNPSGQIPMSWPNHVPQYMHNFQGHAFQQMPPYQGFLYPGMQVPPSYYPGNMHWPPSVEDPHIVHDRDKDYHKSSYKKKKKKKNSQVLEQSEEESSTASSDSSYESDSSQGKKQSSKEHQHKKKHGKKSSRKVVIRNINYITSNGDGEKGGVTEGSLSNEEEFINGDSLKQQVEEAVKSSSRHHKKHHSSKHPGMLNGSTDTDSIAIKGNNNNWDAFQNLLLRDDDSEEQQPMKFQEEYTVNQKFENGRSNEFNHEPNITRVVSNDAFVVTEREFNSYSQNRVDNFKEGNDALSLMKKNNSTDAEMLFSRRNDESGSYSMSTLSGNGPESSLTKCQKEEDWFIINQSDKPRNEYQNRDFSIFNGVATSPTTASLLLEKNKKDIMTDDSFMIQARSSEDKFNSQSAADLSLVSDIVGATEFMNITQEGSKNKTETLNSHEPEDLFMVLDRDSAAERSVAPWSMEMDYENNFALNEANRKLSEIETDQNHPSNKEGTDTKTPGVKNGKVSSKEAKSKAINGKSKSDITSRSKSSPGTRTRAVKTKSEKEEENRKRKEDLMIQRQKRITERSASKKTGTETKTSLTSAKKGNPKIHPSNEETKKLNKPVLRNSTIERLAAARVTQPKVSPSQAKPGPTKKPPSKANGVPLQKTTSTEKKKQGSKEVKSSSQKQDTKKTNEKVLASTNGKAKNETEVSVELRVNSGAAQSVEPNNSNLDLKDNGEPIKTSSEKQTTDVISEKDHVPGNVGQIKVNSGLPNHDQALQGSEEISNKLSQLRGDNKPQDITDAITNPAAALPSKPVTVSAVNSEINQEIDESNPTLPNVTEKQISTPPPPSSQLMPEPVHSRKKWNSDEDSSKPAKGFRKLLFFGRKS is encoded by the exons ATGGACCCAAGCACTCGTCTTGATCATGCCCTCTTTCAGCTCACTCCAACCAGAACCAG GTGTGACCTTGTTGTTGCTGGTGGAGGTGTGACTGAAAGGTTGGCTTCTGGGCTGTTAGAACCGTTTCTTTCTCACCTGAAGAGTGCCAAGGATCAGATTTCCAAAGGTGGCTATTCCATCACTCTGCGTCCACCTGGTGGATATGCTCCCTGGTTCACCAAAGCCACCCTCCAAAG GTTTGTTAGATTTATAAGCACTCCAGAAGTTCTAGAGAGGTTTGTGACAATAGAGAAGGAGATTGTGCAGATTGAAGAAGGGTCGATTCAGTCTAGTGAGAGGAGCAATTTGGTGGCAGAAGCAGAAG ATGGACGTGTCAGAAGGTCAACAACTTCCTCTAAG CTGAAAGAGGAGCAAGCTGGAACTAATGAAGATGGATATGAAGAAAACTCCAA AATTCGCCTTCGACGTGTTCTAGATAACCGTAAAGCTATGCTTTGCAAAGAACAAGCAATGGCCTATGCCCGTGCTCTAGTTGCAGGATTTTACCCGGAATCCGTGGATGATCTTATATGTTTTGCTGATGCATTTGGAGCTTCACGTTTAAG GGAAGCATGCATAAATTTCTTAGAGCTGTGCAAACAAAAGAATGAAGACAAACTCTGGATAGATGAGATAGCAGCAATGCAGGCATCTGCTCAGCGTGAATTGCCATACTTGAGGACATCTGGGATCATACTTGCTGGTGAAGATGATACAAGCAGTAAATTAAATGGCATAAATGATGCCCCAATTTCTGAGTCAACGCCAAGTCATGCAAGTTTTGAAGGCCAAG ATTATAGTTTGCCAAGTCAAAATCCATCAGGTCAAATACCAATGTCCTGGCCAAACCATGTACCTCAGTACATGCACAACTTTCAGGGTCATGCATTTCAACAAATGCCCCCATACCAAGGGTTCCTCTATCCTGGTATGCAGGTTCCTCCTTCATATTATCCAGGTAATATGCATTGGCCTCCAAGTGTGGAAGACCCTCATATTGTTCATGACCGAGATAAGGATTACCATAAATCATCgtataagaagaagaagaagaagaagaattctCAAGTACTGGAGCAGTCTGAAGAAGAAAGCTCAACAGCTTCCTCTGACTCCAGTTATGAGAGTGATTCAAGCCAAGGGAAAAAGCAATCTTCAAAAGAACATCAGCACAAAAAGAAGCATGGCAAGAAGTCCTCAAGGAAAGTAGTTATACGCAATATAAACTATATAACCTCTAATGGAGATGGTGAGAAGGGTGGTGTCACAGAGGGGAGTTTGTCCAATGAGGAAGAATTTATCAATGGAGATTCCCTTAAACAGCAGGTAGAAGAAGCTGTAAAGTCAAGCTCCCGTCACCATAAGAAACACCATAGTTCAAAACACCCTGGCATGCTAAATGGTTCAACAGATACTGATTCCATTGCAATAAAGGGCAACAACAACAACTGGGACGCTTTCCAGAATCTTCTTCTGAGAGATGATGATTCAGAAGAACAACAACCTATGAAGTTTCAGGAGGAATATACTGTGAACCAGAAGTTTGAGAATGGAAGGTCAAATGAATTTAATCATGAACCCAACATTACTCGAGTGGTTTCTAATGATGCCTTTGTTGTGACAGAGAGGGAATTCAACAGTTACAGTCAAAATCGTGTTGATAACTTTAAGGAAGGGAATGATGCACTTTcattgatgaagaaaaataatagcaCAGATGCAGAGATGCTGTTTTCTCGGAGAAATGACGAATCTGGTAGCTATTCCATGTCTACTCTGTCTGGCAATGGCCCAGAATCTTCCCTCACTAAATGCCAGAAAGAAGAGGATTGGTTCATCATCAATCAGTCTGATAAACCAAGAAATGAGTATCAGAACCGAGATTTCAGCATTTTTAATGGCGTTGCTACATCACCAACTACTGCTTCACTTCTCTtagagaaaaacaagaaagacaTTATGACTGATGATTCGTTTATGATTCAAGCTCGATCATCAGAAGATAAATTCAATTCTCAGTCAGCAGCTGATCTAAGTTTGGTTTCAGACATTGTTGGGGCTACTGAATTCATGAACATCACACAAGAAGGTTCAAAAAATAAGACTGAAACTTTAAATTCCCATGAGCCTGAAGACCTCTTCATGGTTCTTGATCGTGATTCAGCGGCAGAGCGAAGTGTGGCTCCCTGGAGCATGGAAATGGATTACGAGAATAACTTTGCTTTAAATGAAGCTAATAGAAAGCTTTCTGAAATTGAAACAGATCAAAATCATCCATCTAATAAGGAGGGTACTGATACAAAAACTCCTGGAGTGAAAAACGGAAAAGTTTCAAGTAAAGAGGCAAAGTCTAAGGCTATCAATGGTAAAAGCAAATCTGATATCACATCAAGAAGCAAATCATCCCCAGGAACCAGAACTAGAGCTGTGAAGACCAAATCTGAGAAG GAGGAGGAAAACAGAAAGAGAAAGGAGGATCTGATGATTCAGCGGCAGAAAAGAATCACTGAAAGAAGTGCTTCCAAGAAGACTGGAACTGAAACCAAGACTTCCTTGACTTCTGCAAAGAAAGGGAATCCTAAGATACATCCATCCAATGAAGAGACTAAGAAATTGAACAAACCAGTCCTCAGGAATTCCACCATTGAACGCCTTGCAGCTGCTCGAGTAACTCAGCCAAAGGTTTCACCAAGCCAAGCAAAACCTGGACCAACCAAGAAACCACCCTCGAAGGCAAATGGTGTACCTCTGCAGAAGACTACCAGCACAGAAAAGAAGAAGCAGGGCTCAAAAGAAGTCAAATCTTCAAGTCAAAAACAAGATACtaagaaaacaaatgagaaaGTTCTGGCTTCCACTAATGGCAAGGCTAAGAATGAAACGGAAGTCTCAGTTGAATTGCGAGTGAACTCTGGTGCTGCACAATCTGTTGAACCAAACAACAGCAATCTTGATTTGAAAGATAATGGAGAGCCAATCAAGACATCATCAGAGAAACAAACAACAGATGTGATCTCAGAAAAAGATCATGTGCCTGGAAATGTTGGCCAGATTAAGGTGAACTCAGGTTTGCCAAATCACGATCAGGCATTGCAAGGAAGTGAAGAAATTTCAAACAAGTTATCTCAACTTCGAGGTGATAACAAACCTCAAGATATTACTGATGCGATCACAAACCCTGCAGCTGCATTACCCAGCAAACCCGTTACAGTTTCTGCTGTGAACTCAGAGATTAATCAAGAAATAGATGAAAGTAATCCTACCTTGCCTAATGTCACCGAGAAACAAATTTCCACCCCTCCACCACCCAGTAGCCAACTGATGCCAGAACCAGTCCACTCCAGGAAAAAATGGAACAGTGATGAGGATTCTTCAAAACCAGCAAAAGGATTTCGTAAGCTTCTGTTCTTTGGAAGAAAGAGCTGA